In the genome of Streptomyces sp. V2I9, one region contains:
- a CDS encoding phosphoribosylaminoimidazolesuccinocarboxamide synthase — translation MSGFVEKPEPVQVPGLTHLHTGKVRDLYRNEAGDLVMVASDRISAYDWVLPTEIPDKGRVLTRLSLWWFDQLADLVPNHVLSTELPAGAPADWEGRTLVCKSLRMIEVECVARGYLTGSGLVEYDATRTVCGIGLPEGLVNGSELPGAIFTPATKAAVGEHDENVSYEDVAREVGVETAAQLRQTTLDVYRRARDIAHQRGIILADTKFEFGFETAADGTERLIIADEVLTPDSSRFWPAATWEPGRAQPSYDKQFVRDWLTSPASGWDRASETPPPALPQEIVEATRAKYIEAFEVLTGSNWA, via the coding sequence GTGTCCGGTTTTGTAGAAAAGCCCGAGCCCGTACAGGTGCCGGGCCTCACCCACCTGCACACCGGCAAGGTGCGTGACCTGTACCGGAACGAGGCGGGCGACCTCGTGATGGTGGCCAGTGACCGCATCTCCGCGTACGACTGGGTCCTGCCCACCGAGATCCCCGACAAGGGCCGCGTCCTGACCCGGCTCTCGCTCTGGTGGTTCGACCAGCTCGCCGACCTGGTGCCCAACCACGTCCTGTCGACCGAGCTGCCCGCGGGCGCCCCGGCCGACTGGGAGGGCCGCACCCTCGTCTGCAAGAGCCTGCGCATGATCGAGGTCGAGTGCGTGGCCCGCGGCTATCTGACCGGCTCCGGGCTCGTCGAGTACGACGCCACCCGTACGGTCTGCGGCATCGGCCTCCCCGAGGGCCTGGTCAACGGGTCCGAGCTGCCCGGCGCGATCTTCACCCCGGCCACCAAGGCGGCCGTCGGCGAGCACGACGAGAACGTCAGCTACGAGGACGTGGCCCGCGAGGTCGGCGTGGAGACGGCCGCCCAGCTGCGGCAGACCACGCTCGACGTCTACCGCCGGGCACGGGACATCGCGCACCAGCGCGGGATCATCCTGGCCGACACCAAGTTCGAGTTCGGCTTCGAGACCGCCGCGGACGGGACCGAGCGGCTGATCATCGCCGACGAGGTGCTGACCCCGGACTCCTCGCGCTTCTGGCCCGCCGCCACCTGGGAGCCCGGTCGCGCGCAGCCCAGCTACGACAAGCAGTTCGTCCGCGACTGGCTGACCTCGCCGGCCTCCGGCTGGGACCGCGCGAGCGAGACGCC